A genomic window from Clostridium aceticum includes:
- the cysS gene encoding cysteine--tRNA ligase, giving the protein MKLYNTLTRQKEVFTPIFPDEIKMYACGPTVYNYFHIGNARTFMVFDAMRRYFQYRGYKVTFVQNFTDIDDKIIKRAQEENISSTEVSEKYIQEYFKDAETLGIQKADIHPKVTENVQEIIEFIQALVEKGFAYEVEGDVYYDVSKFEHYGKLSKQSLKDLQSGARIEVNESKKNALDFALWKATKPDEPSWESPWGLGRPGWHIECSAMAQKYLGETIDIHGGGGDLVFPHHENEIAQSEACTGKPFANYWLHVGYLNIDNKKMSKSLNNFFTPREIAEEFDLENLRFFMLSAHYRNPLNFSRDLLTSAETALERLYNAKNNLQHLLENAEEKILTQEEEELQKMLLSYREKFVEVMDDDFNTADGIAVIFDMVRDMNSYLNGSTSKSLIKAALELLVELTGVLGLLQKKEESIDQEIEELILKRQQARKEKNYQLADEIRDQLKSMGIVLEDTPQGIKWKRD; this is encoded by the coding sequence ATGAAGCTGTATAATACGCTAACGAGACAAAAAGAAGTGTTTACCCCTATCTTTCCTGATGAGATAAAAATGTATGCCTGTGGACCTACTGTGTATAATTATTTTCATATAGGAAACGCTAGAACTTTCATGGTTTTTGATGCAATGAGGAGATATTTTCAATATAGAGGTTATAAGGTGACTTTTGTACAAAACTTTACTGATATTGATGATAAAATCATAAAAAGAGCACAGGAGGAAAATATCTCTTCTACGGAAGTTAGTGAAAAATATATCCAAGAGTATTTCAAAGATGCTGAGACTCTGGGAATTCAAAAGGCAGATATTCACCCTAAGGTAACAGAAAATGTGCAGGAAATTATTGAATTTATTCAAGCATTGGTTGAGAAGGGGTTTGCCTATGAAGTAGAAGGTGATGTATATTATGATGTATCGAAATTTGAACATTATGGAAAACTATCAAAACAAAGCTTAAAAGATTTGCAGTCTGGTGCTCGAATAGAAGTCAACGAAAGTAAAAAGAATGCTCTTGATTTTGCCTTATGGAAGGCAACGAAGCCAGATGAGCCTAGCTGGGAAAGTCCTTGGGGATTAGGGCGCCCTGGTTGGCATATTGAATGTTCTGCTATGGCACAAAAGTATTTAGGGGAAACTATTGATATTCATGGTGGTGGTGGTGACTTGGTTTTTCCTCATCATGAAAATGAGATTGCCCAGAGTGAAGCCTGCACAGGAAAGCCTTTTGCTAATTATTGGCTGCATGTAGGTTACTTAAATATAGATAATAAAAAAATGTCTAAGTCCTTAAATAACTTTTTTACACCTAGAGAAATCGCTGAAGAATTTGATTTAGAAAACCTAAGATTCTTTATGCTTTCAGCTCATTATCGTAACCCTTTAAACTTTAGTAGAGATCTATTGACATCTGCTGAAACTGCACTTGAAAGACTATATAATGCTAAAAACAACCTTCAACATCTGCTGGAGAATGCAGAGGAAAAAATCTTGACACAAGAAGAAGAAGAGTTGCAGAAAATGCTTCTGAGTTATAGAGAAAAATTTGTTGAAGTAATGGATGATGACTTTAATACTGCCGATGGTATTGCGGTTATTTTTGATATGGTGAGGGATATGAACAGCTATCTAAATGGAAGCACTTCTAAATCATTAATTAAAGCTGCACTTGAACTGCTAGTGGAATTGACGGGGGTGCTGGGCTTGTTACAAAAGAAAGAGGAAAGTATAGATCAGGAAATTGAAGAATTGATTTTAAAACGTCAACAGGCAAGGAAAGAAAAAAACTACCAACTAGCAGATGAAATAAGGGATCAACTTAAAAGTATGGGAATTGTATTAGAAGATACGCCCCAAGGTATAAAATGGAAAAGA
- the cysE gene encoding serine O-acetyltransferase: MKGFFRTIREDIDAIFERDPAAQNVLEVMLCYPGLHAIIIHRISHALFKRGLVILPRFISNIARFLTGIEIHPGAKIGRKVFIDHGTGVVIGETTEIGDNVTIYQGATLGGTGKDKGKRHPTIGNNVVISCGAKVLGPFKVGDNSKVGAGSVVLREVPADCTVVGVPGQIVIKENKKVRTVYNEVDLEHGKLPDPIAEELGCLQRRIIELEKKLSEMERRSKNEAV, from the coding sequence ATGAAGGGATTTTTTAGAACAATAAGAGAAGATATTGATGCTATTTTCGAAAGGGACCCGGCAGCCCAAAATGTTTTAGAAGTAATGTTGTGTTATCCTGGACTACATGCTATTATTATTCATCGTATTTCCCATGCACTATTTAAAAGGGGGCTTGTTATATTACCTAGGTTTATATCCAATATAGCAAGATTTCTTACGGGTATTGAAATTCATCCAGGTGCAAAAATAGGTAGAAAAGTTTTTATTGATCATGGAACTGGTGTGGTTATTGGAGAAACTACAGAAATTGGAGATAATGTAACTATCTATCAAGGGGCTACTTTGGGAGGGACAGGAAAAGATAAAGGAAAAAGACATCCCACTATCGGAAACAACGTTGTAATTTCTTGCGGTGCTAAAGTGCTAGGACCCTTTAAGGTAGGAGATAATTCTAAAGTGGGTGCAGGCTCGGTGGTTTTAAGAGAAGTTCCTGCTGACTGTACAGTAGTTGGTGTGCCGGGACAAATTGTTATTAAAGAAAACAAAAAAGTTCGAACTGTTTACAATGAAGTAGATTTAGAACATGGTAAACTGCCAGATCCAATTGCGGAAGAACTAGGTTGTCTACAAAGAAGGATTATAGAATTAGAAAAAAAGCTGTCAGAAATGGAAAGGAGAAGTAAAAATGAAGCTGTATAA